Part of the Streptococcus marmotae genome is shown below.
TTCTTCAATTGGAATTAGAGCATGAAAGAATGCCATTTTGGAGAAGATTATTGGGCGTTAAAAAGAAGTGAAAGCTTCTTTTTCGCCTTTTTTTATTATTTTTCTCTGATTTAGTTGTTTTTTTATTTTTTGTAGCTATATTAACTATATAAAAATAAAAAAAGGAGATACTCTCATGAAACTAAAATCATATCGCTTTAATCATGAATTATTTTTACAAGATAATTCTAAATTAGTTGTAAAAAATTTTAAAACTTGGCTTGATTTCGAAACTAAAAAAGAGCTGGGCTTAGCATTTGAAGTTATTATTTTGAATGATGACTCTGAGAATTATTTTGAGACTTTCAATGTAAAAATTCGGAATTGGACGCTTGAGAAAAATAATTTAAAAATTGGAGATTATATTCAAATTTTTGATATCGAAAAAGCTTCGATATTTGGTCAATATCAGAACGAAGTATCTTTTATTGCGAAAATCAAAAAAGTGGAGGTTTCTGGACATGAATAATAAATTTTTATTGAAACATCAACTATTAAATATTATATTTCTTAATTTGATATTATTGTTGCTATTTGTTTTGTCAATACTGAATCATAATTTTCAATTTTTGATATCTGTAACGCTTGCGATTGTGAGCGTTACAGCATTTGTGAGTTTTTATTATTTAAAATATTTGTTGTATCGAGATTGTTTTAAAAATATTGAATTTAAAAAAATTTGGGAAGATTTTAAAATATATAAAAGTATCGAAAATTCTTTCATAGAGACAGAAATGATTGATGATAATAAAATTCCTTTATTCTTTAAAAAAGATGATGAATTTTGTATTAAAATGTCTGCGAATTTTGTAAAAAGATTAGATAAATTTCAGTCGATATTAGATTCAAATTTGCCTCGTTTTTTCATTATTCAAGAGTTTAAAAAAGATGTTATAAATAAATATTATATTTTAAAAATTGTTGATTCTCGAACTACGGCAGGAAAAACATTTGATAATTTTCTTGATTTCGATCAGTCCATAGGACTTTTAAGAAGCGGAGGATATCAAATGAAATTGGGAACTAATTATTTAGTTGATATGCAACAAACTCCTAACCTTATTATTTCAGGAAAAAGCGGTAGTGGTAAAACAAATTTGATTTATTCAGTCATACTTCAAATTTTATCAAAAACATCTAAAGAATCTCTTTATTTAGTCGATGTAAAACGTGAGTTGTCAAAATTCTCAAAGTTTTTAAATGTTGCATTTGAGTATGATGATGTTATTGCTTTCATTGATTGTCTTTTGAATGAAATAAAAGAACGTATGCGAATCATGACTGAAAAAAATGTTGATGATTGTTCTGAATTGTTTCATGCGAAATATTTGATTATCGATGAGTTTGCGAGTTTAGCATTATCTTGTTCTAAAAAAGAACTTAGTGATTTGCAATCTAAATTGAATCAAATTGTTTTGCTCGGCCGAAAGACAGGAGTGTTTACTATTATATCCGCTCAGTATCACACTAATGAGAGTTCTCTTCCGTTTGGAGTTCGTGAATCTCTAACAATAAAAGTTTCACTTGGTTCAGCTAATCACTTAGCCCTGGCTGGGCTTGGTATTCCAGTGGACGAAAATAATAAAGTTGAACGATTTTTTAAAAAGGGAGAGGGATTAATTTACGGTTTAGAGAATCAAGTTTTCAATTCCTATTTCTTTCAAAGCGATTTTTTAAATTTTGATGTTGTTGAAATAATAGAATATATTGTTTCAACTTCACAAAAATTGTTAAACAAAAACGAGAGCCCTTTCAACTGAATGTTGGTAGAAGTGAGGCCCAGATGAATGATCAGATTTGCATTACGAGAATGGAGGCTTGCACGACTGGTAAGTAATGCAAATCTGATAATCTGGGTAGCCTTACGAATACCAACATGATATGTTGGGAAAGTAGGCTCGGGTCTAAGGGCGGAAAGCCCTTGAAATTTTATAGTGTTTTAGGTTATAATAAAGAAAACCTAAAGAGTTGGCGCTCTTTAGGTTTGGCGAATAGTTTCTTATTTCAAAAACAAGTATACCATATTTGAGTTATTTCTGTAAATATTATTTACGTTTTGACTCTAAATTTCTTTTGACACCCCGGTACTAATAGGGGGTGCGTAAAGAAAAAACAATATATTTAAGTGTATATTTTGCATATCTTGAACTTTCGCCTCTATTTTTATCATGGAGGTTTTTATTTTTGAAGGATAAAAGAATAAATGTTTTGATTGATACTTATAGTGCAGTATCAATGTTTGATGAATTTTTTGATGTTTCTGATTCCAGACTTTTAGACAAAGCGTTTGATGAGAAAATTAAACTTTTTATAGATGTCTTTGAATTAGATGTTTTAGGCGCGA
Proteins encoded:
- a CDS encoding FtsK/SpoIIIE domain-containing protein, coding for MNNKFLLKHQLLNIIFLNLILLLLFVLSILNHNFQFLISVTLAIVSVTAFVSFYYLKYLLYRDCFKNIEFKKIWEDFKIYKSIENSFIETEMIDDNKIPLFFKKDDEFCIKMSANFVKRLDKFQSILDSNLPRFFIIQEFKKDVINKYYILKIVDSRTTAGKTFDNFLDFDQSIGLLRSGGYQMKLGTNYLVDMQQTPNLIISGKSGSGKTNLIYSVILQILSKTSKESLYLVDVKRELSKFSKFLNVAFEYDDVIAFIDCLLNEIKERMRIMTEKNVDDCSELFHAKYLIIDEFASLALSCSKKELSDLQSKLNQIVLLGRKTGVFTIISAQYHTNESSLPFGVRESLTIKVSLGSANHLALAGLGIPVDENNKVERFFKKGEGLIYGLENQVFNSYFFQSDFLNFDVVEIIEYIVSTSQKLLNKNESPFN